The DNA segment CGAACATTCCTTGCCCCAGATTAGCAGGTGGCGCAGGTCGTTGCTCCGGCCTGTAGACTCCCATTGAGcgtaccctctttgtgttgcgtGGGCGTGCGGTGGAGTAAATCTTGGCGGATAGGGCGGATCCTGATCGTGATTAACCCTTGACTGTGGTTCCACAATGTCAGGGTTCATAGGTCCATTTCCTTTTACTATAGCtgacatcatttccatcatcttggccatttgGTCTCTTTGTTCGAGTGATTCTTCTCGAGATCTCACTATTAAGTCTCTTGTCTTTTGCTACTacttggccaactgctcttgtaattccttttgaattctttccatcctttcaatcctGTCATTGAATTCGGCCTCCATTACTCTAACTTGTTGGTGCGTTCTATGcgaatgacgtggttccagtcttgtggtattacaactgcgaattgtatGACCTCAGCGAACGATTATGGGATAtgtaatgaatgaatgaatgaatgcataaatgtcacATGAATGTTAGTCgtgaaagaaatgcaagaagttggtgttgatttcaagatagcccctatttaggcatttcattcatcaaaagagtcCATTACAAAACATTTTGCCATTTTCGATTCAGccattacacaaacttcctagctatatcGCCATATTTCTTTACTCATGCTAagaattttgatatgtttgatcttCGACTTAGAGGGAATTGGCAAATGAGAATTTCAGCTTCTTTCGATAATTGTACCACGTGCATGGTTACCCCACGAacttcattgatcaaatagctaagttgcatttctttttcttggaggccCTCTTCGTAAGCACGAACATCTCTATCATACTGACTATTCTTTTCTTCCTAAGCCTTCAAGAGAGTATCTAGCTGTTGTTGACGATCTTGCAGCATGTCTTTTAACTCTCGTATCCTCTCTTTTAGTTCTTGACGCTTAGATCGACTAGTCATTACCTCAGCAGACACAGCTTCATATTCGGTGTTTTTCTTTCTTAGCTCCATCATAGCCCGCGcagccttttcttcttctttctttgctttccCTTTCCAGAATTCCATCCCACCTTTGATGTTGCTTAATTCTTCTTTCCATTCTGCTAATGACTTGCCCAGCCCACTATTCTTTATAGTGcctcttaatttcttattttccagATGGAGGTCCCTCAAGTCATTTCTTacgacttcaacttctttttgcaCTTTCTCGGTTTTGGACCTTTCAATCTGAACGTTGATCTTCAACTGGTAATTTTCTTCTTGAAAAGCACTAAGGTCCCTTGACATTTTGGTATTTTCGCGTTCAAACTCTTGTCTTGCCACTTCTAACTCGGACGGCATTTCCTTCAAGAAGGGATTCTGAAAGGCGTAACTCATTGACGAAACTCGCTGGCTATTCACCCGTTGCATT comes from the Gossypium hirsutum isolate 1008001.06 chromosome A06, Gossypium_hirsutum_v2.1, whole genome shotgun sequence genome and includes:
- the LOC107963243 gene encoding cilia- and flagella-associated protein 58-like, whose product is MKRVRGAAKSWKEVHLMELALYADTLTQDYDVWRMQRVNSQRVSSMSYAFQNPFLKEMPSELEVARQEFERENTKMSRDLSAFQEENYQLKINVQIERSKTEKVQKEVEVVRNDLRDLHLENKKLRGTIKNSGLGKSLAEWKEELSNIKGGMEFWKGKAKKEEEKAARAMMELRKKNTEYEAVSAEVMTSRSKRQELKERIRELKDMLQDRQQQLDTLLKA